The Nitrospinaceae bacterium genome has a window encoding:
- a CDS encoding DMT family transporter: MSDTLLAAIFALITASISGPVSVTARRAGAYGNAVTGVLIGLIVNIPLLIIATAVLWEPGWWNPEGFLWFALLGLVGPSLGRVFMFQSIHRLGVARAMPLISMLPLTTAIAAFGILGERPGPYIWAGTFLIVAGCVGMTLKGQGKAQWDRRYLWFPVMSIAGFTAGNIIRKIALNELAAPVLGVTITYMSSLIFLLILKEFLPPSHRPDLSWGKKWVFYGVCGFFNTTALMFRFAATRYGDLTVVVPIFATTSLFALLASWLFLRDLERITPPMAVGAILIMMGGALVAWRIL; this comes from the coding sequence ATGAGCGATACCCTTCTGGCGGCGATATTCGCCTTGATCACAGCGTCGATTTCGGGGCCGGTGAGCGTCACCGCCCGGCGGGCCGGTGCCTACGGCAACGCTGTCACAGGCGTGCTCATCGGGCTCATCGTCAACATTCCGCTGCTGATTATAGCGACGGCGGTTCTCTGGGAGCCCGGCTGGTGGAACCCCGAGGGTTTCCTTTGGTTCGCCTTATTAGGGTTGGTGGGTCCCTCGCTCGGGCGGGTGTTCATGTTCCAGTCGATCCACCGCCTGGGCGTGGCGCGGGCGATGCCGCTCATCTCGATGCTTCCGCTGACGACGGCGATTGCGGCTTTTGGGATTTTAGGCGAGCGGCCCGGGCCCTACATCTGGGCGGGCACCTTTCTCATCGTGGCCGGTTGCGTGGGGATGACGCTCAAGGGGCAGGGAAAGGCGCAGTGGGACCGGCGCTATCTCTGGTTTCCGGTGATGTCGATTGCCGGCTTCACGGCCGGAAACATTATCCGAAAAATAGCCCTGAACGAGCTGGCCGCGCCGGTGCTCGGTGTGACGATCACCTACATGTCCTCTCTCATTTTTCTTCTCATACTTAAAGAGTTTCTTCCTCCCTCGCACCGGCCTGATCTGAGTTGGGGAAAAAAATGGGTGTTCTACGGCGTCTGTGGTTTCTTCAACACAACGGCGCTCATGTTCCGCTTTGCGGCAACGCGCTACGGGGACTTGACCGTGGTTGTCCCGATCTTTGCAACGACCTCGCTGTTCGCCCTGCTCGCAAGCTGGCTCTTTCTGCGCGACCTTGAGCGCATCACGCCACCAATGGCGGTGGGAGCGATACTCATCATGATGGGCGGGGCGCTTGTGGCCTGGCGGATTCTGTGA
- a CDS encoding DMT family transporter, translating into MNETALAGMFSIFTAMSTGTFSVIVRRGGHHANAVTGVLIGLIVTVPPLAALCWLLWEPGWWNARAWILLAAGGLLGPAIGRVLYFSAIHHLGVARAMPLASTMPLFAAVFGVGLLGERPGPLIWLGTFLIVMGCIIITYKKAGDKSWNRRHLWIPILAVMMFSTSHVFRKAGVEMVNSPLVAITVMSAAGMVFLFLLSRLLPLDQRPQFNRPAAWRFYTASGAINGLSVFFHFVGLSYGDLTIVTPLSAMAPLFSLFLSRFVLKGDERITFIIVAGTLLIVLGGGIISWRIF; encoded by the coding sequence ATGAACGAAACAGCGCTGGCGGGGATGTTTTCGATCTTCACGGCGATGTCCACGGGCACGTTTTCCGTAATCGTGCGCCGGGGGGGGCACCACGCCAACGCTGTGACGGGTGTGCTCATCGGGCTCATCGTGACGGTGCCGCCGCTGGCGGCGCTGTGCTGGCTGCTCTGGGAGCCTGGTTGGTGGAATGCGCGGGCCTGGATTCTTCTTGCGGCGGGGGGATTACTTGGCCCGGCCATTGGGCGGGTGCTCTATTTCTCGGCGATACACCACCTGGGCGTGGCGCGAGCGATGCCGCTTGCCTCGACGATGCCGCTGTTTGCGGCGGTGTTCGGGGTGGGGCTGCTGGGTGAGCGACCCGGGCCCCTCATCTGGCTTGGCACGTTTCTCATCGTGATGGGCTGCATCATCATCACCTATAAAAAGGCGGGGGATAAAAGCTGGAATCGCCGACACCTGTGGATACCGATTCTGGCGGTAATGATGTTCTCGACCTCCCACGTTTTCAGAAAAGCGGGGGTCGAGATGGTGAATTCTCCCTTGGTGGCGATAACGGTGATGAGCGCTGCGGGGATGGTGTTTCTCTTTTTGCTCTCGCGGCTTTTGCCCCTCGATCAGCGGCCCCAGTTCAATCGCCCGGCGGCCTGGCGTTTTTACACGGCGAGCGGCGCGATAAACGGGCTCTCGGTGTTTTTTCATTTCGTCGGGCTCAGCTATGGGGACCTGACCATCGTGACCCCGCTCTCGGCGATGGCGCCGCTGTTCTCCTTATTTCTGAGCCGCTTTGTGCTCAAGGGGGATGAGCGAATAACGTTCATTATCGTTGCAGGCACTTTGCTCATCGTTCTTGGCGGGGGAATCATCTCCTGGCGGATTTTCTAG
- a CDS encoding DMT family transporter, protein MTNQALGAGFALMSAMGAAIFSIIVRRGQQHGNAATGVTIGLIVSMPVLIVLSIIFAEPGWWNLEAIGFFVAAGLMGPCLGRVFMFLGIHHLGVSRAVPLKSAQPLVAATLAFFVLGERPGPLIWAGTLMIVAGCALSSFKKKGDASWSRRLIWLPMAAMVSFASGAILRKIALGILHSPLIGVTFTSFAGLIFILSFSYVLPKEYRPDLRWGKAWYFYGVCGLINTGTFLLSFHAIMRGDISIVQPISAMTPFFALFLSYLFLRDVERVTRLVVLGTILTVGGGALIGWRVM, encoded by the coding sequence ATGACGAACCAGGCGTTAGGGGCGGGTTTTGCGCTCATGTCGGCGATGGGCGCGGCAATTTTCAGCATCATTGTTCGCCGGGGGCAGCAGCACGGCAATGCGGCGACAGGAGTGACCATCGGGCTCATCGTGAGCATGCCCGTGCTTATTGTGCTGTCGATTATATTCGCAGAGCCTGGCTGGTGGAATCTTGAGGCAATCGGTTTTTTTGTCGCGGCGGGGCTGATGGGACCCTGCCTCGGGCGGGTTTTCATGTTCCTGGGCATTCACCACCTGGGGGTGTCGCGGGCTGTGCCGCTCAAGTCGGCTCAGCCGCTGGTGGCGGCGACACTGGCCTTTTTCGTGCTTGGTGAACGACCGGGGCCTCTCATCTGGGCGGGCACCTTGATGATTGTGGCGGGCTGCGCGCTGTCCTCGTTCAAGAAAAAGGGGGACGCCAGCTGGAGTCGCCGCCTAATTTGGTTGCCCATGGCGGCGATGGTTTCGTTCGCCTCGGGGGCGATACTTCGGAAGATTGCCCTGGGTATACTGCACTCGCCGCTCATTGGCGTCACCTTCACGAGTTTTGCGGGCCTGATCTTCATCCTCAGTTTCTCCTATGTGCTTCCCAAGGAATACCGCCCCGATTTGCGCTGGGGCAAGGCGTGGTATTTCTACGGTGTCTGCGGCCTTATCAACACCGGGACATTTCTTTTAAGCTTTCACGCTATCATGCGCGGCGACATCAGCATCGTGCAGCCGATCTCGGCGATGACCCCGTTCTTTGCGCTCTTTTTGAGCTATCTGTTTCTCCGTGATGTTGAGCGCGTAACCCGCCTCGTTGTGTTGGGTACAATCCTTACGGTAGGTGGCGGGGCGCTCATTGGCTGGCGGGTGATGTGA